The following coding sequences are from one Melanotaenia boesemani isolate fMelBoe1 chromosome 19, fMelBoe1.pri, whole genome shotgun sequence window:
- the esm1 gene encoding endothelial cell-specific molecule 1, translated as MSFLLLTVLSSLIVRDAETWSANAKYAVNCPDRCITERCSGTQRCTRTVLDDCGCCQVCAAGRGEHCYRTVSGMHGVKCGPGLFCEFYKDEDDYGDEYGICKDCPYGTYGVECRKTCNCKGGICDRETGACLTLSFFAKIASKLKAEPQTGGDVGSGEVNSAQSTDQRTGRSSTPKKLNPR; from the exons ATGTCTTTTCTACTCCTCACAGTGCTGTCCTCACTTATAGTGCGCGATGCTGAGACTTGGAGCGCCAATGCAAAGTATGCGGTGAACTGCCCCGACAGATGCATCACGGAGCGGTGCAGCGGGACGCAGCGGTGCACAAGGACGGTCCTGGATGACTGCGGCTGTTGCCAGGTGTGCGCAGCAGGCAGAGGAGAGCACTGCTACCGCACTGTGTCGGGGATGCATGGGGTGAAGTGCGGACCTGGGTTATTCTGCGAGTTCTACAAGGATGAAGACGATTATGGAGACGAATACGGAATCTGCAAAG aCTGTCCATACGGAACCTATGGGGTTGAGTGTCGTAAGACATGCAACTGTAAAGGGGGCATCTGTGACAGGGAGACTGGAGCTTGTCTCACCCTTTCATTCTTTGCCAAAATCGCCAGCAAGCTTAAGGCTGAACCacaaacag GAGGTGATGTGGGATCTGGAGAAGTGAACTCTGCACAGAGCACAGACCAGCGCACAGGCAGATCTTCAACTCCAAAGAAGCTCAATCCTCGCTGa